CCCATGGCTCCCTCGTGTTGCTGCGTAaaggcagccctgctcctccacgGAGCTCCGGGACTGTGGGCTGGTCGGGGCTGCTGAGGGTTTTATCCCCTTGGGGGAACATTACCACCACCACGGGGACCCGTGACGTAGTGGAGCGGGGCGGCGAGGCAGgctggctgctctcctgcctcagCGCGGGTATATATAAACCACAAAGTGCTCCAGAGTAAAAGGAGCGGTGGGTGGAAGGCGAGATATTATTATCTTCACCTGCTGCCGCCGACCAAAGAAATGAGACGGATGGCAGGAAATGAGGACTTCAAAAATAGACACCTTTAATGTCAAAACGCTCAGGGATTAGCGAGAGCAGCACACAAGAAACAGAGGAACTCTCACGCTAGTCACCGTGTGCTTCGAGAGTATGTCGGAGGAGGAAATATGCTGATATAGCTCAGAAACATCTCTGCATTCACTGTCTGGTGGGAGAGCCAGAGGTACAAAAAATGGACCAAAGAAACCGGGGGTGCACCGAAACGTGACTTGCAAAGCCTCGCTTTCCACACCCTCCTCACCTGGTGATTTgcagctctccttccccagccgcCTGCCCGACTCCTGCCCACGGCTGCCACCAGCTCGCGTCTGCGAGGCCGGGGCTTTGCAAGGCGCTCGTGGCTCCGTGGGACAGGGATGGCAAAGTTTTAATGAGTcctcttcattaaaaaaaaaaaaaatgcatatggaaaatatttcttaacttATAGAACTCTGCTTTACTTAAAACCtcttaaatatattaaacatcTAATTTGGCCTCGCCTCTGTATTTATGTACATCTGCTATTAGTTCCCCTGCCCATCAGTACAGCCGCAGGGCTTTTTGCCAGCTCGGTGTCTTCGTTATTAATTCTCTTTTACAAGTCAAACCTACCGTCTTGGCTAGATGTGCGCTGGGCTGTGACAGTAACAGAGAGAGCTGGGCCCAAAGGAGAGGGATGCCgagtggtatttttttctcactgaaacTCAACGCTGGTCCAAAGTCCAGAACTTGCTATATTGAGTCCTAGACAGGTGCCaagacaacaaagaaaaatagcaacagGAGCTTGAAATGGCAGAGACCTGATGCTCTGCGACCGCAGAGGGCTGGAAATCAGTGGCACCAGCCCGGAGAAAGGAGGGTTCTGTATGGCAGGGATGAATCCAGctcaggtggaaaaaaaaaacaaccctcagaACTTGGTCGCATCACTCTGATAACCATCTTATTGCCTTGCTCCACGTgacttcagcagctgcagtgtcAAGGGGGCCCAAATCCACCTGATGACATTTTTTGACTGCTAAAAGCTGGGATTTGGGCTTTGAGCCTGTTATTGCAGAACCTGTACGGTCCCTGAGCCGACGCCTGCTGCGGTAGCGCTGGAAGGGCTGCGGAAAGCAGGCTCACAGAAATGACCGGCGTCTTGCCAGAGTCCTTTCTGTTCTCAGACCCAAAGGCTTTGAGGAGCAGAGGCTCTCCGAGCACACCTGCACCCTTggctgtttctcttcctttggtACAGCCGCGATATCCTCACCTTTAGGAAAACACGCACCGGGATCCTACATAAAAAAGCGGGGATTGGCCTGCTGGGAGGGGAGCGAGGCTCAGTCGGTGCCGCGCTTGCAGGAGCAGCGCAGACAAGCTGGAGTCTCAGCGACTTCTGTCTCCGGCGCTCCCCTCTCCAAAGGTCTGGGGCTCTGATTCCTCCTCGCTGCAGAGCTACTTGATCCGAGGTGAGGCATCTCTCTTGATCTGCAAGGCATGGGCCTTGAGTCAGCAGCGCTCTCGTCTTACCCCTGCGCTGTACGCAGTGCCAGCGGCGGGCGGCCAGCGGGAGTTAAAAGCGCGACTGAAGAGCCCAAAGACTagcggcgaggaggaggaggaggaggaaggaaggagagacgTGCgggcagcctgccccagcctggAAGATGTGCAGCTTCTCAGCGTCGGGCAGGAAGACCCTGGCATCCTCCAGGGCTCCGTGAGCCGCCATGGTGAAGTTGGCGTCCCCGGAGGTCACCACGTCGAAGACGCACGACTGGAAGTAGACGTCCTCCACCGGCAGCATCTCCTTGCAGAGCGCCCGGGCCGCCTCTGCCGTTGCCCGACCGCGGCAGCACTCGCTGCGGGAGATGCGCTGGCtgcgggggcagccccccacGCAGAGCTGCAGGTCCTGCTCCTCCGTGAAGGCGCGCGCCACCTCCTCGGCCGCCCGGATGGAGAAGGAGAGCTGGCGGCCGGCCTGCCGGACGGCGATGGTGGTGCCGATGTACTGGGCTCGGATCTCCACGTGCCGCCCGGGGCTGAGCTCCCGGATGGCCAAGCTGCTGCCGCCCGGCCTCTCGCCGCCGTTCACCGAGCCGTCCTCGAAGGCCGCGGGCAGGTTGCCTATCTCAGCCTGGTAGACCTTCTGGTCGATGCACTCCTTCATGTTCTTGAATATGATGGTGAGCTGCGGAGAGCACAGCGGAGGCGGGTTGGTCGGGCCTGCCCCACGTCTCGTCTACGGGAGGGCAAAGCAAATCCCACCCttctgcccctctgccccccaccAGCTCTCCCACACTACCACGGTCCTTTCACAAAGCGATTTCCTTCCTTAACACCATTTAATCATCTGCAAACCAGGGAGGAGCCAAGCCTGGACAGAGCACACAGAGGTACCCCACGCACCACCCCGTAACCCATCCCCGGGCTGCAATGGGAGCTCTCCCTGGTCCCCGAAGGACCTTCATCCCTCTTGTTCTGCGGAAATTAATGCCCAATCCCACATGGTTTTAGCTactgctgccctccccagcccttttATCGAGGCACATCTCCGCAGGGAGCACCCCACGCCGCTGCACCCTGGAGCAGGTTTGCTGCCAAGCCCTAGGTGCCGGCGTTACCTTGCTCGTGACCGTCGCGTTGGACCCCTTGGCCACCGGGGCGCTGGTGGCTTGCACGAACAAGTAGTCATTGTCCAAGAGGGGCCAGGAGCCCTCCACCCGGCAAGTGTGGAAGTCGTCGTGGAACGTGCGGATGTGGGGGTCCCCGAAAGCCGCGCAGTGCTGGTAGCTGGGGGGCTGGCCGTGCTTGTAGAGGAAACTCTTCTCATAGTTGCAGATATCCAGAGACTCGAAGCCCTGGTGGTTGGGagccgggggccggggccggggcggggacGTGGGGCCCTCCTTGGAGCAGTTGTTCTGGATCATCAGGTCCTCGATGCCGTGCACGGCGGAGTGGAAGGCCAGGTCGCCCCGGCACGTGCGAGCCGTCTTGCGGGTGCAGTGGGAGTAGGAGCGGAGGGCGTTGCAGTACGCCGCCGTCCGGCCGGAGCCGCGCAGGTTGAGGGTGGCGGCCACGTACTCGGAGTTGCAGCGCAGGATCTTGCACTGGGAAGAAACTGGGGGGGAGAAGGGACGGCTCAGGGCGTCCTGGTAGAGCTGCAGGAgtggggaaggggcagcccCATCCCGCCGCCGGTCCCACGCTGGGGACGCTTCCTGGGAGTGCCTGCAGTAAGGAGCTCAGCGGCCGGTTTAAATGGCCAGAGGGAATGAACCCGGGGTGGCCAGCTGCAGAAATGGGCTGGGGCCCAGCGCAGAGAGGCATGGGGCcgaggggctgtgctggggcagctgaGACGTGAGATTGTACCTGGGGCACGAGCGCGGCCGCGAGCCAGCGCAACCATTGCGACCGTGACCCTGGGACGTGGCTCAGACGGAGATTCTTTGCCCCAGGGCTTGCCAGGGGACAAATGGGAATTTCTGAGCTGGGAAACCCCCTCTTCCCATTTCAGCCTTGGCCAGGCTGGGCAATCACTCTTTTGTGATGGGCCGGACTGCACCAAGGACGTCCTGCCGCCCAGGCTTCTTCCCTCCTCGCTGCCACCGCTCGGGGAGGGCTAACGAATTCATCCCAGCGGGCACCAATTAGCCCATGAAGCAAAGGGGTTATGAGGGAGAGCAGATCTCTGGAGGGCTCCCAGGGGCCTCCCCCTGCTGCCCGCCCTACAGCTGCGATGGGAGGAGGGCACTTAGTGCCTGGG
This portion of the Oxyura jamaicensis isolate SHBP4307 breed ruddy duck chromosome 25, BPBGC_Ojam_1.0, whole genome shotgun sequence genome encodes:
- the HJV gene encoding hemojuvelin; translated protein: MGKAACSKSPGQLESPGFFLRALFFLLFCRHVSSQCKILRCNSEYVAATLNLRGSGRTAAYCNALRSYSHCTRKTARTCRGDLAFHSAVHGIEDLMIQNNCSKEGPTSPPRPRPPAPNHQGFESLDICNYEKSFLYKHGQPPSYQHCAAFGDPHIRTFHDDFHTCRVEGSWPLLDNDYLFVQATSAPVAKGSNATVTSKLTIIFKNMKECIDQKVYQAEIGNLPAAFEDGSVNGGERPGGSSLAIRELSPGRHVEIRAQYIGTTIAVRQAGRQLSFSIRAAEEVARAFTEEQDLQLCVGGCPRSQRISRSECCRGRATAEAARALCKEMLPVEDVYFQSCVFDVVTSGDANFTMAAHGALEDARVFLPDAEKLHIFQAGAGCPHVSPSFLLLLLLAASLWALQSRF